A window of the Phragmites australis chromosome 20, lpPhrAust1.1, whole genome shotgun sequence genome harbors these coding sequences:
- the LOC133901368 gene encoding phytoene synthase 3, chloroplastic-like, which yields MISTSRAVKSPPACARRQQHSRWSPDAPSRTAKFLASYGRRRSPAPCSVRAAGSNTIGCLEAEPWGGVAPALPCPQVAAPAPGDALAVPSEQRVHEVVLKQAALAAAAPRTARMAKPEPMAGELKAAFDRSGEVCKEYAKTFYLATQLMTPERRRAIWAIYVWCRRTDELVDGPNASHISALALDRWESRLEDIFAGRPYDMLDAALSDTVANFPVDIQPFRDMIEGMRMDLKKSRYRSFDELYLYCYYVAGTVGLMTVPVMGISPDSRAATETVYKGALALGLANQLTNILRDVGEDARRGRIYLPQDELEMAGLSEVDIFNGRVTDEWRSFMRGQITRARSFFRQAEEAATELNQESRWPVWASLLLYQQILDEIETNDYNNFTKRAYVPKAKKLMALPKAYLRSLMLPSSQTQSQRHYSSLT from the exons ATGATCTCCACCAGCCGCGCGGTGAAGTCGCCGCCGGCGTGCGCTCGGCGGCAGCAGCACAGCCGGTGGTCCCCGGACGCGCCGAGCCGCACGGCGAAGTTCTTGGCCAGTTACGGGAGGCGACGTAGCCCAGCGCCGTGCTCCGTGCGCGCCGCGGGTTCCAACACCATTGGCTGCCTGGAGGCCGAACCGTGGGGTGGCGTCGCGCCCGCGCTTCCGTGCCCGCAGgtcgcggcgccggcgccgggggaCGCGCTCGCCGTGCCGTCCGAGCAGAGGGTGCACGAGGTCGTGCTGAAGCAGGCGGCGCTCGCGGCTGCGGCGCCGAGGACGGCGCGGATGGCCAAGCCGGAGCCGATGGCCGGCGAGCTGAAGGCGGCCTTCGATCGCAGCGGGGAGGTCTGCAAGGAGTACGCCAAGACATTCTACCTGG CGACGCAGCTGATGACCccggagaggaggagggcaaTCTGGGCCATATACG TGTGGTGCAGGAGAACGGACGAACTCGTCGACGGCCCGAACGCGTCCCACATCTCGGCCTTGGCGCTGGACCGGTGGGAGTCGCGGCTGGAGGACATCTTCGCCGGCCGCCCGTACGACATGCTCGACGCCGCCCTCTCCGACACCGTCGCCAACTTCCCCGTCGACATCCAG CCGTTCAGGGACATGATCGAGGGGATGCGCATGGATCTGAAGAAGTCCCGGTACCGGAGCTTCGACGAGCTCTACCTCTACTGCTACTACGTCGCCGGCACCGTCGGGCTGATGACGGTGCCGGTGATGGGCATCTCGCCGGACTCCAGGGCGGCGACCGAGACCGTCTACAAGGGGGCGCTGGCCCTGGGCCTGGCGAACCAGCTCACCAACATCCTCAGGGACGTCGGGGAGGA TGCAAGAAGGGGAAGGATCTATCTCCCACAGGACGAGCTGGAGATGGCCGGCCTCTCCGAAGTCGACATCTTCAACGGCCGTGTCACTGACGAGTGGAGAAGCTTCATGAGAGGTCAGATCACGAGGGCGAGATCGTTCTTCAGACAGGCCGAGGAAGCCGCAACCGAGCTCAATCAGGAGAGCCGATGGCCG GTGTGGGCTTCTCTGCTTCTGTACCAGCAGATCCTCGACGAGATCGAGACGAACGACTACAACAACTTCACCAAGAGAGCCTACGTTCCAAAGGCGAAGAAGCTGATGGCATTGCCTAAGGCATACCTGAGATCACTGATGCTCCCCTCTTCTCAGACTCAGAGTCAGAGACACTACTCCAGCCTGACATAG